The Streptococcus viridans genome includes a window with the following:
- a CDS encoding SP_0009 family protein — MENIVKTVQQFLEYSDTKLEELAKKNQALKLQEENQERSKDE; from the coding sequence ATGGAAAATATTGTAAAAACCGTTCAACAATTTCTAGAATATTCTGATACAAAATTAGAAGAGTTAGCTAAAAAGAATCAAGCCTTAAAATTGCAGGAAGAAAATCAGGAAAGGAGCAAGGATGAATAA
- a CDS encoding septum formation initiator family protein, translated as MPKNIVQMNNRYIQDEHQRRKYQNEEQKKQNRFMGWVLILIILLFILPTYNLAQSYQTLQKRKQQYVQLQEQYQQTLEEKEYQKDIVEKLKDDEYAAKYARAKYSFSKDGEYIYTIPNLLPK; from the coding sequence ATGCCTAAAAATATTGTACAAATGAATAATCGGTATATTCAAGACGAACATCAGCGTCGGAAATACCAGAATGAGGAGCAAAAAAAACAGAACCGATTTATGGGTTGGGTTCTCATTTTAATTATTTTATTGTTCATTCTTCCAACCTATAATCTGGCTCAGAGTTACCAGACGCTTCAAAAACGCAAACAACAATACGTTCAATTGCAAGAACAATATCAGCAAACCCTTGAGGAAAAAGAATATCAAAAGGATATCGTAGAGAAATTGAAGGATGACGAGTACGCTGCAAAATATGCACGCGCAAAATATTCCTTCTCTAAAGATGGCGAATATATTTATACGATACCTAACTTATTACCGAAATAA
- a CDS encoding RNA-binding S4 domain-containing protein, which translates to MRLDKFLKVSRIIKRRPVAKEVADKGRIKVNGVLAKSSTDLKVNDEVEVRFGNKLLTVKVLEMLDSTKKEDASKMYEIIRETRIEEDA; encoded by the coding sequence ATGAGATTAGATAAATTTTTAAAAGTTTCCCGCATTATCAAAAGACGTCCTGTAGCTAAAGAAGTAGCTGACAAGGGGCGAATCAAAGTCAATGGGGTCCTAGCAAAAAGTTCAACTGATTTGAAGGTAAATGACGAAGTAGAAGTTCGATTTGGAAATAAGCTATTGACAGTAAAAGTATTGGAAATGTTAGATAGTACCAAAAAAGAAGATGCGTCTAAAATGTATGAAATCATTCGTGAAACAAGGATAGAAGAAGATGCCTAA
- the tilS gene encoding tRNA lysidine(34) synthetase TilS — protein MKEKFLQFCQKEGLFESHQKVLLALSGGVDSMTLLDWLYHYQHQLGIELVLAHVNHHQRVEADQEERGIRELAQAKHLPLKVAHFSGPFSESRARQFRYDFFEKVMKEEACSALVTAHHMDDQAETILMRLIRGSRPRHLKGIPLKQPFGQGMLIRPLLHFKKKDFPEIFHYEDKSNRSLDYFRNRIRHRYLPLLEEENPQVMSALVNLGEDLSHWHQALKELTKDLKLQDVTQFQKQSPAVQIYLLEEYLAGFPDLQLSRAQFEQLHRIVVTKSNTQQVLKNGYELYKDYHYFEIRKISRRTDDRMSEDLLQFGTIKTVGAYRFLFGVEPSDSYMEAIPLPNNHPVSIRPRKRGDRILMNGHHRKISRLLINQKIPLDQRNNLVVLEQDKQILAIPEIAISDLSKELKNGIMKDTIYIQKIDR, from the coding sequence ATGAAAGAAAAATTTCTTCAGTTCTGTCAAAAGGAGGGGCTTTTTGAATCTCATCAAAAAGTCCTTTTGGCTTTATCAGGAGGGGTGGACTCTATGACCTTACTAGATTGGCTCTACCATTACCAGCATCAATTGGGAATTGAACTCGTTCTTGCTCATGTCAATCATCACCAACGCGTTGAAGCTGACCAGGAGGAAAGAGGAATTCGGGAATTAGCTCAAGCAAAACATCTACCACTGAAGGTTGCTCATTTCTCTGGTCCTTTTTCGGAAAGCCGAGCTAGACAATTCCGCTATGACTTTTTTGAAAAAGTTATGAAAGAAGAAGCTTGTAGTGCTCTCGTCACCGCTCACCATATGGATGATCAGGCAGAAACGATTTTAATGCGTCTAATTCGTGGAAGTCGTCCGCGGCATTTAAAAGGTATTCCTTTAAAACAACCATTTGGACAGGGTATGTTGATCCGTCCCCTCTTACATTTCAAAAAAAAGGATTTTCCAGAAATTTTTCATTATGAGGATAAAAGCAATCGCTCTTTAGACTATTTCCGTAATCGTATCCGTCATCGTTATCTCCCACTGTTAGAAGAAGAAAATCCTCAAGTAATGAGTGCTTTGGTCAACTTAGGAGAGGATCTCAGTCATTGGCACCAGGCTTTAAAAGAGTTGACAAAAGATTTGAAGCTACAAGATGTGACGCAGTTTCAAAAGCAATCACCAGCTGTTCAGATTTATTTGCTGGAAGAGTATCTAGCTGGTTTTCCAGATTTGCAATTAAGTCGGGCACAATTTGAACAATTACATAGAATAGTAGTGACCAAATCTAACACGCAACAAGTTCTAAAGAATGGTTATGAACTTTACAAAGATTATCACTATTTTGAAATTCGGAAAATCAGTCGAAGGACGGATGACCGAATGTCAGAAGATTTGTTACAATTTGGAACCATAAAGACAGTAGGTGCTTATCGCTTTTTATTTGGAGTGGAACCAAGCGATTCATATATGGAGGCTATCCCACTTCCAAATAACCATCCAGTTTCTATTCGCCCCCGTAAAAGGGGAGATCGTATTCTGATGAACGGTCACCATAGAAAAATTAGCAGATTGTTGATTAACCAAAAAATCCCTTTAGATCAACGAAATAATCTGGTGGTTTTAGAACAAGATAAACAAATACTGGCTATTCCTGA
- a CDS encoding serine hydrolase — MNKLVYWMVFPTFLATQPLSDSSQPQVPLTSDSSYTSQIGTQDHFFVSIPSNPNVYQPIVTYSDPELSQKAGEIRPDTPFTVDQLFVNDQGKSVFKLSNKQYVVADQDQIYEDSILELTEEKKTMWLSSSFTVYDQPLVNGAKSKKTSLAPYSKVEITKSAKTLKGTYLEISGQGWISKDELSATDNRMEEVQAILNQKYNKDGIAVYVKQVDTGKTAGIHEDQEMYSASIAKLLYLYYTQKELNENHVDLQTPLKYTKEVNDYPGAYEPEGSGSISKTPDDKEYTVADLINRVAKESDNVAQNILGYYVTHQSDKEFQKVTNKIAGKTWNVENRMASAKMAGNVMEAIYQQNGGIIDALSDTRFDDQRISKDIPVKVAHKIGDAYDFRHDVAIVYTDSPFILAIFTDHSDYETISAIAKDIYEVLQ, encoded by the coding sequence ATGAATAAGTTAGTTTATTGGATGGTTTTTCCTACTTTCTTAGCCACCCAACCCTTATCGGATTCCTCCCAGCCCCAAGTTCCTTTAACTTCTGATTCTTCCTACACTAGCCAAATAGGGACTCAAGACCATTTCTTTGTCTCCATCCCGTCTAATCCAAATGTTTATCAGCCAATTGTGACCTATTCAGATCCAGAATTGAGTCAAAAAGCTGGGGAAATCAGGCCTGATACTCCCTTCACTGTCGATCAATTGTTTGTCAATGATCAAGGCAAATCTGTTTTTAAATTATCGAATAAACAGTATGTAGTAGCTGATCAAGATCAAATTTACGAAGATTCGATTTTGGAATTAACAGAAGAAAAAAAGACCATGTGGTTGTCGTCCTCTTTTACAGTTTATGATCAACCCTTGGTAAATGGCGCAAAAAGCAAAAAAACAAGTCTGGCTCCCTATAGCAAGGTTGAAATCACCAAGAGTGCCAAAACTTTAAAAGGGACCTACCTAGAAATTTCTGGCCAGGGTTGGATTTCAAAAGATGAACTTTCTGCTACAGATAATCGGATGGAAGAAGTCCAAGCGATTCTGAATCAGAAGTACAACAAAGATGGAATTGCAGTTTACGTGAAGCAAGTGGATACTGGAAAGACTGCTGGGATACATGAAGACCAGGAAATGTATTCTGCCAGTATAGCCAAGCTTTTATATTTGTACTATACTCAAAAAGAGTTGAATGAGAATCATGTAGATTTGCAGACTCCTTTAAAATATACAAAAGAAGTTAATGATTATCCTGGAGCTTATGAACCAGAAGGCAGTGGAAGTATTTCAAAAACACCGGATGATAAGGAATATACCGTCGCTGATTTGATTAACCGGGTGGCCAAAGAATCCGATAATGTTGCGCAAAACATTTTAGGCTATTATGTAACGCACCAATCAGATAAAGAATTTCAAAAGGTGACCAATAAGATTGCAGGAAAAACGTGGAATGTAGAAAATAGAATGGCATCTGCCAAAATGGCAGGGAATGTCATGGAAGCTATCTACCAACAAAATGGTGGAATCATTGATGCTTTGTCGGATACTCGCTTTGATGATCAACGAATTTCAAAAGATATCCCAGTCAAGGTCGCTCACAAGATTGGAGATGCCTATGATTTCCGTCATGATGTCGCCATTGTTTATACAGATTCACCATTTATTTTGGCTATTTTTACGGATCACTCTGATTACGAGACTATCTCAGCAATTGCCAAAGATATTTATGAGGTCTTACAGTAA